DNA sequence from the Rhodospirillaceae bacterium genome:
CTTTGATTTTCTCTCCGTCTTCCAAGACCACCCAATTACCTTCGCCATCGGCTAACGGCTCCAACGCCGTGACCCGTGACGATGTCAGAACCCGAATGCCTTTTCCTTCGCACCAGCGTTTGATCATGTTGGCACCGGTCTCATTCATCATCCGCGGCAGCACCCGATCCTCAGCCTCAACCACAGTCAGGTTGACGCCACGGGATGCCAAGGCTTCCATAATAATGCAGCCAATAAAGCCCGCCCCCATCAGCACCACATCCGCGCCTGACGGTGTGTGGTCCATGATCTTTCGCGCATCCGCCATGGTCCAACAGTGACAGACATGCTTCCCGTCCAATCCTGGAATGTCTGGTTTGATGGCACTAGCCCCAGTCGCGACCAAAAGCATATCGAACGCCATGGTGTCGCCGTTGGATAACGTAATTTGACCGGTATCGGGTGCGACAGACTTTGCGCCCGCATAATGGAATTCAATCCCAAGATCGGTAAAATTAGTGCCGGAACGGCGCAGTAATGTCCCGGCTTCATTGACTTGACCGGTCAGCAGGTACGGCAAGGCCATGCGGGCATAAGGCGGTTCAGGTTCCGCACTCAGCAGCGCGATTTCGCTGTCTGGATCGGCACTGTGTAATGTCTCAGCCGCAATCAACCCTGCCGGTCCGGTGCCCGCTATGACGTAGCGCACGACCCTAGAGACCAAGCCTGGAAATGGTCTCGTTGGACGGTATACCATCCGCAGTCCATCCCCGAAGCTCATAATATTCAGGCAACATCTGCTCCAGTCCGCTGGTCAGGCCTTCCGCTGGACCTGTTTTGGCCGCGTCCTTTAACAAGCGCTTGGGCAAGGTATCGTCCTTGCCCGTAAAACCTGCCGCCAAATTGAACTGACGTTCCAGGTTCCAAACCCTCTCACCGACTTCCATCAAATTCTCGACGCTCCAGTCACCTTCACAGGCGGCGTCAATCTGCGGCGCGATGTCATCCATGGACCAAGCGAAGGTCGTGAAGACGCAAAGCCCGGCTGAATCCACCACGGCAGTCGCGTCCTGGAACGCTTTAACCAACCCGGCTTTGCCTTCGGTTACCAAGGGATCAGTCTTCTCCGGGATACCAAGAACCTCAGACGCGACCGTATAGCTTCTCAGGTGACAGGCCCCGCGATTGGATGTCGCGTAGGTCAGGCCCATGCCTTGAATGCCACGTGAATCATAGGCCGGGAATTCTTGTCCCTTCACACTCATGGACAGTTCAGGTTTACCGTATTTCTCACACAACAACTTGGACCCCAAACCAATTTCAGCACCAAAGCCCTCGCCCTTTCCAGTGAGTTCGACCAAATCGGTCAGCGCCTTGGCCGAGCCGAATTTGAGTTCCAGTCCGTTGGTTTCCTTGGTGGTAATCACACCGTCCTCGAACAATTCCATCGCCGCGCCGACTGTTGCGCCGAACGAAATCGGATCAATGCCTTGTTCGTTGCATATGAAGTTGGCAAACGTCAGCGCATCCAGATCCTCAACGCCCGTCGCCGCCCCCAAAGCCCAAGCCGCTTCGTATTCCAAACCACCTGAGGCCTTCTGATATTCTGGCCTGTCTTTTACCGTGTAGTGGGTTCGATCCACCGTTGAAATGCGACCGCAAGCAATGGTGCAGGCAAAACAGGCTGCATTGGTGACCAAGTTCGCCTTGCTGTCACTGGCACGCGGCTCAGCCATTGCTTCGGCGCTGATCTTACCCGCGCCCTCAAATTTAACATCGCGATGATTGCGGGTCGGTAGGGCGCCGGTCTCATTGATCACGTTCATCAGCACTTGGGTGCCCATGGCGGGGAGCCCTTGGCCCGTCACAGGGTTGTCGGCCAATACCTGTTTCCCCGCAGCTGCTGCGTCCATGAAGGCAGCAGGATCATCAACACTAACACCTAACGTGCCGCGAATCGCCACGGCCTTCAGGTTCTTAGAGCCCATGACCGTTCCGACGCCGGAACGACCTGCTGCCCTGTCCATGTCATTGACAACACAGGCGAATTTGACGCCCTTTTCGCCAGAAATTCCGATTGAGGCGACGCGGAGCATTGGGTCCTGGTGCTTGGCCTTGATGCCTTCTTCGGTATCCCAGACCGATGTGCCCCAATATTCAGCTGCATCGATCAACTCTGCATCGTCGTTTTGTATCAACAGATAGACTGGGCTCTTCGCCTTGCCTTCGAAGATAATCATGTCCCAGCCGGCGTTCTTCATTTCGTTGCCGAAGAACCCACCAGAGTTAGAGCACGCAATCGCCCCGGTCAGCGCTCCTTTGGTGATGACCGAATACCGCCCTGCTGTGGAGGCCGTGGTGCCAGTCAACGGTCCCGTCGCCATGATTAGCTTGTTGTCGGGCGATAGTGCATCGACCTTGGGGTCGACTTCTTCAACGAAGTATTTCGTCGCCAGTCCCCGCTGCCCCAAATATTTAGCAGCCCAGTCGTTGTTGAGGGGTTCAGAAGCACATGTGCCTTTACTAAGATTGACCCTGAGAATTTTTTGTGTCCATGCCATGATCTATCCCTCCCTATGCTTGTGCCGACTGGGCGGCGTCTGTTTTCGTCGCCCACTGGCGCATTCGATCCAATCCCGTCTCATCGGCGTTAATGAACGTAATCGCCTGGGTCGGGCAGGCCTTCGCACAGGCCGGATCACCGCCACACAGATCACATTTGATGACTTTGCCGGTGGATTGGTTGTAATTCACCGTGCCGAACGGGCAGGCAATGGTGCAGACCTTGCAGCCAACGCACAGCGGGTCGCTGACTTCCATGGCACCCGTATCAGGATTTTTGGAAATCGCCGCCACAGGACAGGCCTGCATGCACCAGGCCTCGGCACACTGGGTGCAGGTATAGGGAACGACGCGCCCTTGATCATGGAAGCGGAAGACTCTGATCCGAGACTTCGCCACATTGAACACACCTTCATTTTCATAGCTGCATGCCAGTTCGCACTGCACGCAGCCGGTACACTTGTCCGGATCGATATGAAGTGATTTAAGCATCGCGAATCCCTCCCCAAAGTTTTGGCCAACCGTGTATTTTGCTTAGGCCTAGTTGACACCCAATCGCTGAATCGGTGCAACTGTTTTATTAGGGAGAGGAAGGAGCAATTAGTACCCTTGAGGATAATCCTCGTATTCTTTCACGAATACCTGAAGTCGGCGCGTCCAAGCGTCCAAGTTTACGAGCAACGAAGAGACGTTGTCTAAAACGTGTTGGTCCGTCGGACGACCGTCATCGTCGAAGTTAGTTTCCCGTAAGCGGACGGCAACTTCAGGCTTGTTCATCACGTGCGAATTGGTAAAGACGAATACTTGGCGAAGGTGTTGCTGCGCCCGGCCTGCACCTGCGCCACCGCCGACACCCATGATCGCCACCGGCATATCGTCCAACGGGGACGGCTTTTTTCGAGAAGCCCAATCAATGGCGTTCTTAAACGGTGGTGTAATCGACCAATTATATTCCGGGCACGCTATCAAAAGCGCATCAGCTTTTTCCAGCGCTTCGGCCAGACGTTCGACCGATGGCGGAAAACCGTCGTCTTCGACATCTTGGTTATAAAGCGGGATGTCGGATATATCGAAGATATCAAGAGTCATCTCTTCCGGCACCAATCCCTGGGCCGTGCGTAAAAGTGCTGAGTTCTTTGATGCCTTGCGGAGGCTTCCGGAAATTCCAAGTACGTTCAGTATGCTGCTCATGGTCGTCCGTTCAATTTGGTAAGGTGTATAAGGCGTTGGGCGCAGAACATCCCCTTTATTTCCACCAATTTCAATGACTAATTTTTATAAACAATAAGACCTAGCCCTCTCACTCCCAGGTCAGCCACAACAGAGTATCCAAATCCGTTATCGACTTGATTGTTTTGGGCGGCGGGCTTGATTTTGGTCCAATATGGCCGATCCGCCGCGGAACATCGATTTTGCCGACAGGCGGAACTTTCCAGCCAATTTCCCAAGTGATCTTGGGGAAGTTCAGAAAATTGGTATAAGGCACAACATAGATGGTCAGTGGCTTAGTGGACTGATTAACCACGACAGTGCCCTTCCAACCGCCCGCATCAGGTCGGGTAATTTTAACGACCTTACCATTCTTAAAAGTGAAGGTACCGCCGCGAAAGTCCGCCACGGTCCGCCATTTGATCTCGTCTCCGTCTTCCTCGAGTATGGTCACAAAGAAAGACAGCGCGGATTTTTTGGCATTCATCACGGGCAAACCGACGAGCGGTGCGATAACTCCAGCGACAATCAATATTCGCAGCCCACGGAAATAAAGTCCTGCCACGACCAACATTCCGCCGATGACCCATAGCCCGGTATCCATATAGTCGGCAAAAAACATTCCCTGGTTCAGCATGACTTGCTCTCCTCCACTTTCGGCTCCCCTTTGTCTTTACCACTTTACCCTGAAATAGACTTCACAAAGCTACCCTTGTTTTGTCATTGCCAAGTTCGTTGTGATGGGACACAAGGCACCATGCTTCAAAAAACGCCTTTTTACTTCCTACGCCACGGACAAACCGATTGGAACCTGGAACACCGCTGCCAAGGGCAAACTGATGTTCCCTTGAACGCGACCGGCATTGGTCAGGCGGGTGATGCAAAAGCGCGCCTGACGGACATTCCGATAGCGACCATTTGTTGCAGTCCGCTGGGTCGAGCCCGACAAACGGCAGAAATCGTCAATGAAGCCTTAAACTGCCGGTTCGTGGTGATTGACGGTTTACAGGAATGTCGGTTCGGCGAGGCCGAAGGCAAGCTGATTACCCATGAAACTTATCACAAATTGATCAGAAGCGCTGGGACAACTGGTGGAGAGATATTCGAGGACTTCGTTGAACGTGCGATTGCAGGCCTGAACCAAGCCATCGTCGAGCCTGGCCCTGTTTTGGTTGTTGCCCATGGCGGCATCTTCAATGCCTTACAATTTCATGTTGGCCTTGATTACGACGGAGACATCAAAAACTGTGTGCCCGTCCGCTTCGAACCCCCAACCAATAAGAACAATGTGTGGAAGATGATTTCGGTGTAAACCTCCATATTGGCAAATATTGATCACGCGAGAGTGATTAATATACATTTCCAACTAAAGTAGATTTTTATTGCGGACAAAGTTAAAATAGACGAATAATTTTCTGGGGAATCAGACAAATAGGCGTTTTAAGCCATGGACCTAATAAAACTCGCAATTAAGCGACCAACGGCCATCATGGCGGCCGTCTTCATGATCATCGCCTTCGGGGTGGTGGCGATGGAGACGATTCCGATTCAGCTGACGCCAGATGTGCGCAGGCCAGTGCTGCAAGTCACAACTTGGTGGCCGGGTGCGGCACCGACGGAAGTCGAGAAAGAAATCACTAATCAGCTGGAAGAAGAACTCACCGGCCTTGAAGGGCTCGAAATTCTCAGCAGCAGTTCACAAGTCGGGCGCTCTCGGATTACCCTTGAATATCAAGTCGGCCAAAACATGGAACGGGCGTTCATGCTTTTGTCCAATCGCCTCGGCAGCGTTTCAGATTTGCCGTTCGAAGCGAAAGAGCCTCGAATTCGAACTTCCGGTTCCGACGACCGCCCCATCGCGCGCTTCGCTATTACCAGAATGGAAGGGAATACGCGCGAGATTGAAACCTATGGCGATTTTGTAGAAGACGTAGTGACAGAGCGCTTGGAACGGGTTCCCGGCGTCAGCCAAGTCAGTGCCTCTGGTGGCAGCGCCAAAGAACTTCAGATCATTGTCGAGCCGACCCAGATGGCGCGCTATGGCCTCACGGTTCCCAATGTAATTGCCGCCATTAGAGGGGCCAACGCCTCCATCACAGCTGGCGCTGTGGACGAAGGCAAGCGGCGTTATATCGTCCGCACGGACGCGGATACCGACACCATCGAACGGGTCCGGGAAATCGTCCTCCATACATCGTATGATAAGCCCAGCGGACGTGTGGTGACGGTTAAGGTCGGCGACATTGCTAAGGTCACGTTCGGCTACAAAGAACCCTCCAGTCGACGTAGGTTCAACGGCAAGCCGATGATCCGGCTAAATGCCATTCGTGATCAGGGTGCCAATGTCATCGAGACGATGGATGGCATTTATGAGGCGGTTAAAGACCTCAACGAAAATTCCCTGCCATCGGAACAACTCGTTCTTAAACAATTTTATGATGAGACAACCTACATTCGCTCGGCCATCAGTTTGGTGCATCAGAACATCTATATCGGCGGCGTTCTAGCGGCGCTGATCTTGTTGATTTTCTTACGGTCCGTGCGGGCAACGTTGATTGTGTCCCTGGCTATCCCGGTCTCCGTCGTTGGTGCTTTTGTCGCCATGGCGATGCTGGGACGGTCGATCAATGTGATTTCATTGGCAGGCATTGCGTTTGCTGTCGGCATGGTTGTCGATGCGGCTATCGTCGTACAGGAGAACATTTACCGACATCGTCAAGACGGGAATTCTGCGCCTGATGCCGCCTATAAGGGAGCAAAACAAGTTTGGGGCGCTGTGCTGGCCTCAGCACTCACGACTGTCGTGGTGTTTGTACCGCTGTTGACGTTGAATCTGCAGGCCGGGCAGTTGTTCAGAGATATTGCTGTTGCCATTTCTGTGGCCGTGTCGTTATCCCTCCTGGTATCGATCACTGTCATTCCTGCTCTCTCCCAAAGATTGTTGAGAAACAGCGCCACCGGCAGCGATAAAAAAATTCCCCTGCCGGGCATCGATCATATTGGCCGAGGGTTTGTAAAAGCGGCGCTGGCCATCATTCGGTTTAACATCACCTATCGGACGGCTTCGGTGTGCGTGGTATTGGTCGTATGCAGCCTGACGGCGGTCTCCACATTTCTCTTTTTGCCCAAGCTTGATTACCTGCCCGACGGCAACAGAAACTTTATTATCGGGCGTTTGAGCCCGCCGCCTGGCTACAACCTTAAAAGCACCTACGCCATGGCGGAGCGAATCGAAAACAAAGTGAAACCCCTCTGGGTGTCTGTCAGTGGCCCGGAGGCAGAGCCCGGACAGCCGCCTAAGATTTCCGACTTCTTCTTCATCGCAGCGCGGAATTTCATGCTTATTGGCGCAAAAAGCACCGACCAAATCCGTGCTCAAGAATTGGAACCAGTACTGAACAAACCCATCTTTCGAGAACCAGGTACCCGGGGGTTCGTCTATCAGGCCTCCATCTTCGGGCGCAGGATTGGAGGCTCCAGAACTATTAATTTGGATATTTCCGGACCTGATCTAGATGCAGTCTTGGATACCGCACGCCGTGCCGATGATCTTGTCGGCAAGGCGATGCCTCGGCGAGAGGGCACCCGCGTGCGTCCGCGCCCTGGCTTGCAACTGGCAGGGCCAGAAATCCGCCTGCTGCCGGATCAAACTAAGATCGCCCGTGCTGGCCTAACGGCGCGTGCCTTCGGCCAAACTGTGGACGTCCTTAATGAAGGGGCAAAAGTCCTGGAAATCAACCTTGGCAGTAAGCGCCTCGACCTCACCCTCAAAGGCCCCGACCGAACCGACAAGACCACCCAAGGGATTGGCAACCTGCCTGTGGTCACCGGCAATGGTACCATTGTTCCGGTCAGTTCGCTGTCCACAATCGATGTGACGTCCGGCCCGGTTGAGATTCGTCACCTCGACCGCGCACGAACCATCTCCTTGCAAATCAAACCATC
Encoded proteins:
- a CDS encoding FAD-dependent oxidoreductase; this encodes MVYRPTRPFPGLVSRVVRYVIAGTGPAGLIAAETLHSADPDSEIALLSAEPEPPYARMALPYLLTGQVNEAGTLLRRSGTNFTDLGIEFHYAGAKSVAPDTGQITLSNGDTMAFDMLLVATGASAIKPDIPGLDGKHVCHCWTMADARKIMDHTPSGADVVLMGAGFIGCIIMEALASRGVNLTVVEAEDRVLPRMMNETGANMIKRWCEGKGIRVLTSSRVTALEPLADGEGNWVVLEDGEKIKANLTVVATGVKSNTEFLDGSGVKVDQGVVVDENLRSNVESVFAAGDAAQGPDFSTGGWNVHAIQPTAAEHGRIAALNMAGRPAAYKGSLIMNVLDTVGLVSCSFGEWDGADAAELVDENAFRYTRLAFEGDILVGALCLGRTENIGVMRGLIQSQTRLGDWKQRLIADPNRVMDAFVALLA
- a CDS encoding aldehyde ferredoxin oxidoreductase family protein, translated to MAWTQKILRVNLSKGTCASEPLNNDWAAKYLGQRGLATKYFVEEVDPKVDALSPDNKLIMATGPLTGTTASTAGRYSVITKGALTGAIACSNSGGFFGNEMKNAGWDMIIFEGKAKSPVYLLIQNDDAELIDAAEYWGTSVWDTEEGIKAKHQDPMLRVASIGISGEKGVKFACVVNDMDRAAGRSGVGTVMGSKNLKAVAIRGTLGVSVDDPAAFMDAAAAGKQVLADNPVTGQGLPAMGTQVLMNVINETGALPTRNHRDVKFEGAGKISAEAMAEPRASDSKANLVTNAACFACTIACGRISTVDRTHYTVKDRPEYQKASGGLEYEAAWALGAATGVEDLDALTFANFICNEQGIDPISFGATVGAAMELFEDGVITTKETNGLELKFGSAKALTDLVELTGKGEGFGAEIGLGSKLLCEKYGKPELSMSVKGQEFPAYDSRGIQGMGLTYATSNRGACHLRSYTVASEVLGIPEKTDPLVTEGKAGLVKAFQDATAVVDSAGLCVFTTFAWSMDDIAPQIDAACEGDWSVENLMEVGERVWNLERQFNLAAGFTGKDDTLPKRLLKDAAKTGPAEGLTSGLEQMLPEYYELRGWTADGIPSNETISRLGL
- a CDS encoding 4Fe-4S dicluster domain-containing protein, yielding MLKSLHIDPDKCTGCVQCELACSYENEGVFNVAKSRIRVFRFHDQGRVVPYTCTQCAEAWCMQACPVAAISKNPDTGAMEVSDPLCVGCKVCTIACPFGTVNYNQSTGKVIKCDLCGGDPACAKACPTQAITFINADETGLDRMRQWATKTDAAQSAQA
- a CDS encoding NAD(P)H-dependent oxidoreductase; translated protein: MSSILNVLGISGSLRKASKNSALLRTAQGLVPEEMTLDIFDISDIPLYNQDVEDDGFPPSVERLAEALEKADALLIACPEYNWSITPPFKNAIDWASRKKPSPLDDMPVAIMGVGGGAGAGRAQQHLRQVFVFTNSHVMNKPEVAVRLRETNFDDDGRPTDQHVLDNVSSLLVNLDAWTRRLQVFVKEYEDYPQGY
- a CDS encoding histidine phosphatase family protein; this translates as MLQKTPFYFLRHGQTDWNLEHRCQGQTDVPLNATGIGQAGDAKARLTDIPIATICCSPLGRARQTAEIVNEALNCRFVVIDGLQECRFGEAEGKLITHETYHKLIRSAGTTGGEIFEDFVERAIAGLNQAIVEPGPVLVVAHGGIFNALQFHVGLDYDGDIKNCVPVRFEPPTNKNNVWKMISV
- a CDS encoding efflux RND transporter permease subunit — protein: MDLIKLAIKRPTAIMAAVFMIIAFGVVAMETIPIQLTPDVRRPVLQVTTWWPGAAPTEVEKEITNQLEEELTGLEGLEILSSSSQVGRSRITLEYQVGQNMERAFMLLSNRLGSVSDLPFEAKEPRIRTSGSDDRPIARFAITRMEGNTREIETYGDFVEDVVTERLERVPGVSQVSASGGSAKELQIIVEPTQMARYGLTVPNVIAAIRGANASITAGAVDEGKRRYIVRTDADTDTIERVREIVLHTSYDKPSGRVVTVKVGDIAKVTFGYKEPSSRRRFNGKPMIRLNAIRDQGANVIETMDGIYEAVKDLNENSLPSEQLVLKQFYDETTYIRSAISLVHQNIYIGGVLAALILLIFLRSVRATLIVSLAIPVSVVGAFVAMAMLGRSINVISLAGIAFAVGMVVDAAIVVQENIYRHRQDGNSAPDAAYKGAKQVWGAVLASALTTVVVFVPLLTLNLQAGQLFRDIAVAISVAVSLSLLVSITVIPALSQRLLRNSATGSDKKIPLPGIDHIGRGFVKAALAIIRFNITYRTASVCVVLVVCSLTAVSTFLFLPKLDYLPDGNRNFIIGRLSPPPGYNLKSTYAMAERIENKVKPLWVSVSGPEAEPGQPPKISDFFFIAARNFMLIGAKSTDQIRAQELEPVLNKPIFREPGTRGFVYQASIFGRRIGGSRTINLDISGPDLDAVLDTARRADDLVGKAMPRREGTRVRPRPGLQLAGPEIRLLPDQTKIARAGLTARAFGQTVDVLNEGAKVLEINLGSKRLDLTLKGPDRTDKTTQGIGNLPVVTGNGTIVPVSSLSTIDVTSGPVEIRHLDRARTISLQIKPSRKLPLETAIETIKNDVVGALVKEGLPPGVKIGMSGAADQLSTTWEGMKFNLMIALVIVYLVMAVLFESFIYPLIIMLSVPLATAGGVGGLALVSAFQPQQLDMMTMLGFVILIGIVVNNAILLVDQTLQHVRLDKMAAHDAIMRASRNRMRPIFMSTLTSVFGLLPLVIFAGAGSELYKGLGSVVLGGLTLSAVLTLLIIPPLLALLLGRKEATENEGQPVDAAPTPAE